The Papaver somniferum cultivar HN1 chromosome 3, ASM357369v1, whole genome shotgun sequence genome includes a region encoding these proteins:
- the LOC113356191 gene encoding uncharacterized protein LOC113356191 isoform X1, translating to MEEPTNEDAAVVIMEVKDNSTPHSQRKNPPRRKLVQSTLFSHKPQVNETNVPLSQETHEYLEEIGDCSSPNGKRKRKGKGGGSAKKTTPKKKAPDSGKEAAAAGTAEDGSSPLAAGKKSNRQAKEKLQGDASPCKVITPGSSKGKCRRQLMTKCPSDAAEGQTEHAEVPVIDLRLEAKLAAEENAKLFAGKQTHPFFSARKLDKRSQETVLATEPESKSCLVLPDDLHPPIHVFEKLQAQEDVLLNWTNWSFCDEALICSNNAPETASSSVFEGSVKPLSFNDFLTIPNFIETSPPKNDMSLNRCCHQAQMNSMYPVTTPTSAGLKAQERNEVDLSVECTDSVNNSFVEHHDGFSQERMPSYNICSGSQPDSSLWATKYQPRKASEVCGNGDSVKFLNEWLQYWRQKRPQANKNSALNDKVITLDSDCSSDENYSDAESVDEEGLKNVLLVTGPVGSGKSAAIYACAKEQGFEVIEVSASDWRNGAHVKQKFGEAMESHRFSKWSSEDSAGSQIKNILSVSSVQNGNSSDTLNTDIVEVISETCLEEPEIVEVERENLNICNRVTNKSLILFEDVDTIFDEDRGFISTIQQLAEKAKRPMILTCNSQDPVLPYQLDRLEVRFEVPSSEELLTCLQKICTAENADIPTLLLERFLGCCEGDIRKTIMLLQFWCQGIRNKKERELQLSYPLQLDLDAWHWVLPKVIPWGFPCQLSELVEKEIAKLFTTSRQSTSLLEIVEEEELSLEKMQDACEIGYDNETDSIVAKKQAMLSMNGSLHEGNGFSTQFNGVAEFSNSSGSPVAFTRRNAKKSQSTVFSSLSGDECTENIPATSHIMPNYPDDEMPGGDFCKYLADLTPVQTSVDVYTSQQHYFNGELSELNLLRYSETESQQMCDIFKSVDVSCVPESSYVAETEFNGVGCNSNTVCYGEASASFGAVSLNGANSFPCFSMDANNPDADKISDTIVRTANDRDAETAHEDEKTGDTHIEHWESPIRGYQGMDECSRADFNKTSTLFEEDSCPEEINPVEEAWKKLRCCREDLKSHVTSEMKEASQFQALVSGMADLISEADLMLDCCQPLLSDFIEMPMVSNVEPDTAYWSDKQLEMTSTAVQHGLGYFAKESGKCGPNFGLKKTVDLAWKMFACTTNTTELGKVLTQDLTASQISCVGRGSENGPPRTVISSKSGVQEHLNNTIQGLVPSRLLLALRGSAFSDYVSSLCQISKFEASRLSNNIDKPTNRRRGRGARHYLSAGQLMLSPEDVSLLAQQNCYGNVSGE from the exons ATGGAGGAGCCGACCAACGAAGATGCAGCTGTCGTAATTATGGAGGTGAAAGACAATTCCACCCCACATTCTCAGAGAAAAAACCCCCCTCGTCGTAAACTTGTTCAGTCGACACTTTTTTCTCATAAACCTCAAGTTAATGAAACCAATGTCCCGTTAAGTCAAGAAACTCATGAATATCTAGAGGAAATAGGTGATTGTAGTAGTCCAAATGGTAAGAGGAAGAGAAAGGGGAAAGGAGGAGGAAGTGCCAAAAAAACTACTCCGAAGAAGAAA GCTCCTGATTCTGGAAAGGAGGCTGCAGCTGCTGGCACAGCAGAAGACGGGAGCTCTCCACTAGCTGCTG GTAAAAAGAGCAATAGGCAGGCAAAGGAGAAGTTGCAGGGGGATGCTTCCCCTTGTAAGGTCATAACACCTGGTAGCTCCAAGGGAAAATGCCGTCGACAGCTAATGACTAAATGCCCATCGGATGCTGCAGAGGGTCAAACTGAGCACGCTGAAGTACCAGTTATTGATCTAAGGTTGGAGGCAAAATTAGCTGCTGAG GAAAATGCAAAGCTTTTTGCCGGAAAACAAACTCATCCATTTTTTTCCGCACGGAAACTTGATAAAAGGTCTCAAGAGACTGTGTTGGCAACTGAACCGGAGAGTAAGTCGTGTTTGGTTCTGCCAGATGATCTTCATCCTCCAATTCATGTATTTGAGAAGCTACAG GCGCAGGAGGATGTCTTACTAAATTGGACGAATTGGTCATTTTGTGATGAAGCCTTGATATGTTCCAATAATGCTCCAGAAACCGCAAGTTCTTCAGTCTTTGAAGGCTCTGTGAAGCCCTTATCATTTAATGACTTTCTTACGATTCCAAATTTCATTGAGACCTCACCACCTAAGAATGATATGTCTTTGAATCGATGCTGTCATCAAGCACAAATGAATTCCATGTATCCGGTAACTACTCCGACTTCAGCTGGTTTGAAG GCTCAAGAGAGGAATGAAGTTGATTTGTCTGTGGAGTGTACAGATTCCGTAAATAACTCATTTGTTGAGCATCACGATGGGTTTTCTCAGGAAAG AATGCCATCATATAATATCTGTTCTGGTAGTCAGCCTGATAGTAGCTTATGGGCAACCAAATACCAACCACGAAAGGCTTCTGAG GTGTGTGGTAATGGTGACTCTGTGAAGTTTCTTAATGAGTGGCTGCAGTATTGGCGTCAAAAACGCCCTCAAGCCAACAAGAACTCTGCTCTTAATGATAAAGTTATTACTCTAGATAGCGATTGCAGCTCAGACGAGAACTATTCCGACGCAGAAAGTGTTGATGAAGAAGGACTTAAGAATGTTCTTTTAGTTACTGGACCAGTTGGG AGTGGGAAATCTGCTGCTATCTATGCGTGTGCCAAAGAGCAAGGGTTTGAAGTTATTGAG GTCAGCGCATCTGATTGGCGGAATGGAGCTCATGTGAAACAAAAATTTGGAGAAGCAATGGAGTCGCATCGTTTCTCAAAATG GTCGTCAGAGGATTCTGCAGGCTCACAGATAAAGAATATCTTATCTGTTTCCTCTGTTCAGAATGGCAACTCCTCAGATACTCTGAACACCGATATTGTTGAGGTGATTTCAGAAACATGCCTGGAAGAGCCAGAGATTGTAGAAGTAGAAAGGGAAAACTTAAATATCTGTAATCGGGTTACAAATAAGAGTCTGATTCTCTTTGAGGACGTGGATACTATTTTCGATGAAGATCGAGGTTTTATCTCTACAATACAACAACTTGCAGAAAAAGCAAAGCGTCCTATGATACTCACATGCAATA GTCAGGATCCTGTCCTGCCTTATCAGTTGGATAGACTAGAAGTGCGTTTTGAAGTTCCATCAAGCGAGGAACTTCTAACATGTTTACAGAAG ATCTGTACGGCAGAAAATGCAGACATTCCAACGTTGTTACTCGAGCGATTTCTTGGGTGCTGTGAAGGTGACATTCGGAAAACCATTATGCTGCTTCAGTTCTGGTGCCAGggtataagaaataaaaaag AAAGGGAACTCCAGCTGTCTTATCCGCTACAACTTGACCTTGATGCATGGCATTGGGTACTGCCGAAGGTAATACCTTGGGGCTTTCCTTGTCAACTATCAGAATTAGTGGAAAAGGAAATAGCCAAGTTGTTCACTACGTCGAGACAGAGTACCTCATTGCTGGAGATAGTAGAGGAAGAAGAGCTTAGCCTTGAGAAAATGCAGGATGCCTGTGAGATAGGTTATGACAATGAAACAGATAGTATTGTGGCTAAAAAACAAGCTATGTTAAGTATGAACGGATCTTTGCACGAAGGCAATGGTTTTTCCACTCAATTTAATGGTGTTGCTGAGTTTTCCAATTCCTCAGGATCCCCAGTTGCATTTACTCGGCGTAACGCAAAGAAAAGCCAAAGTACagtattttcttccctttctggTGATGAATGCACTGAAAATATTCCAGCAACTTCACATATAATGCCGAATTATCCTGATGATGAAATGCCAGGGGGTGATTTTTGTAAATACCTAGCTGATCTAACACCTGTCCAAACTTCCGTAGACGTATATACAAGCCAGCAACACTACTTCAACGGAGAACTATCAGAACTAAATTTGCTTAGATATTCTGAAACAGAAAGTCAACAGATGTGTGACATATTTAAATCAGTAGATGTATCGTGTGTGCCTGAATCTTCTTATGTTGCAGAGACTGAATTTAACGGAGTAGGGTGTAATTCCAATACAGTATGCTATGGCGAGGCTTCTGCTTCTTTCGGAGCAGTTTCTCTGAATGGTGCAAATTCATTTCCATGTTTTTCCATGGATGCTAACAACCCAGATGCAGATAAAATTTCTGATACCATAGTAAGAACTGCCAATGATAGAGACGCAGAAACAGCTCATGAAGATGAGAAAACAGGAGATACACATATTGAACACTGGGAGAGTCCAATCAGAGGATATCAAGGGATGGATGAGTGTAGTCGTGCAGATTTTAACAAGACCTCAACCTTATTTGAAGAGGATAGTTGCCCGGAGGAGATTAATCCAGTTGAAGAAGCATGGAAAAAGTTACGTTGTTGTCGGGAAGATCTAAAGTCGCATGTCACCTCAGAAATGAAAGAAGCTTCTCAGTTTCAAGCACTTGTTTCTGGGATGGCGGATCTAATCTCAGAAGCTGATCTGATGCTTGATTGCTGTCAACCTCTTCTAAGT GACTTCATTGAGATGCCGATGGTATCAAATGTGGAGCCAGACACCGCCTACTGGTCTGACAAGCAATTGGAGATGACATCAACAGCAGTGCAACATGGCCTTGGCTACTTTGCGAAAGAATCTGGTAAGTGTGGACCTAATTTTGGGTTAAAGAAGACGGTAGATTTAGCATGGAAGATGTTTGCCTGCACAACCAATACAACAGAACTTGGTAAGGTCCTTACACAGGACCTGACTGCAAGTCAGATTTCATGTGTTGGAAGAGGTTCAGAGAATGGGCCACCAAGAACTGTTATTTCTTCTAAAAG TGGAGTACAGGAGCATCTAAATAATACAATTCAGGGTTTAGTTCCTTCAAGACTGTTGTTGGCATTGAGAGGTTCTGCGTTCAGCGATTATGTATCTTCCCTTTGCCAGATTTCCAAATTTGAAGCTTCTCGGTTGTCAAATAATATTGATAAACCGACGAACCGACGCAG GGGGAGAGGGGCTCGACACTACCTGAGTGCTGGCCAACTGATGTTGTCTCCTGAAGATGTGTCATTACTGGCTCAACAAAACTGTTACGGCAACGTGTCAGGGGAATAA